One window of the Mitsuaria sp. 7 genome contains the following:
- a CDS encoding FliI/YscN family ATPase produces MVTPREIADREAARVAAALAGVPLTRQLGRVHRVLGMLIEGTVPGASIGELCEVYHPAVPGRVWRCEVVGFTGPNVLLSSLMALEGISGGCVIRPLRTVHHVAVGRPLLGRILDGFGDPLDDGPPLRVGEDGLELRRVIADAPPPVERWRIKDRFPTGVRSLDALLTIGQGQRVGLFAGPGCGKTTLMAAVGRGSPVDAIVVGLIGERGREVREFTEHEFDPALMAKTVIVCATSDRTSIERVRAAFTATAVAEGLRDQGLNVLLMVDSLTRLARAQREIGLAAGEAPARAGFPPSVYALLPRLIERAGNAAGGSITALYTVLLEGELRSDPISEEAVSLLDGHIVLSRKLAEQGQYPAVDVLASLSRVMSNIVPREHGRAANRIRQVLSGYRDMELMVRLGEYRPGLDAETDRIVADYPKVIEFLRQDTRTSAPWEDSLARLNALTAGAV; encoded by the coding sequence ATGGTGACGCCGCGCGAGATCGCCGACCGCGAAGCCGCCCGCGTCGCCGCGGCCCTGGCGGGCGTGCCGCTGACCCGCCAGCTCGGGCGGGTGCACCGCGTGCTGGGCATGCTGATCGAAGGCACGGTGCCCGGAGCGAGCATCGGCGAACTCTGCGAGGTCTATCACCCGGCGGTGCCCGGCCGCGTGTGGCGCTGCGAGGTCGTCGGCTTCACCGGCCCCAACGTCCTCCTGTCGTCGCTGATGGCGCTCGAGGGCATCTCCGGCGGCTGCGTGATCCGGCCGTTGCGCACGGTGCATCACGTCGCCGTCGGACGTCCGTTGCTCGGCCGGATCCTCGATGGATTCGGCGATCCGCTGGACGACGGCCCGCCGCTGCGCGTCGGCGAAGACGGGCTGGAACTGCGTCGCGTCATTGCCGACGCGCCGCCGCCGGTCGAGCGTTGGCGCATCAAGGACCGGTTTCCCACCGGCGTGCGCAGCCTCGATGCCTTGCTGACGATCGGGCAGGGGCAACGGGTGGGTCTGTTCGCCGGACCCGGCTGCGGCAAGACGACGCTCATGGCGGCCGTCGGTCGCGGCAGTCCGGTCGACGCGATCGTCGTCGGCCTGATCGGCGAGCGTGGCCGCGAGGTGCGCGAATTCACCGAACATGAGTTCGATCCCGCGCTGATGGCCAAGACGGTGATCGTCTGCGCGACCTCGGACCGCACCTCGATCGAACGGGTGCGCGCGGCGTTCACGGCCACGGCGGTCGCCGAAGGACTCCGCGATCAGGGCCTGAACGTGCTGCTGATGGTGGACTCCCTGACCCGCCTGGCCCGCGCCCAGCGCGAGATCGGCCTGGCCGCCGGCGAGGCGCCGGCGCGCGCCGGTTTTCCGCCGTCGGTCTACGCGCTGCTGCCACGCCTCATCGAGCGCGCGGGCAATGCCGCCGGCGGCTCCATCACCGCGCTCTACACGGTGCTGCTCGAAGGAGAGCTCCGGTCGGACCCGATCAGCGAGGAGGCGGTCTCGCTGCTGGACGGTCACATCGTGCTGTCGCGCAAGCTGGCCGAACAAGGGCAGTACCCCGCCGTCGATGTGCTGGCCAGCCTGAGTCGCGTGATGTCGAACATCGTGCCCCGCGAGCACGGCCGCGCGGCCAACCGGATCCGGCAGGTGCTGTCCGGCTACCGCGACATGGAGCTGATGGTGCGCCTGGGCGAGTACCGGCCCGGTCTGGACGCGGAGACGGACCGCATCGTCGCGGACTATCCCAAGGTGATCGAGTTCCTGCGCCAGGACACGCGCACCTCGGCACCGTGGGAAGACAGTCTGGCCCGGCTGAATGCGCTGACTGCGGGCGCGGTGTGA
- a CDS encoding flagellar biosynthesis protein FlhB: MAEKNLPPTESRKRQARQEGQVGVSQDSLKILRLLLMAEVAFATEPLWRGLVDAMLEAALRQTARPMDTTLAMSWSSFLPALFALLVMAALPALVAVLGTLAQTRFNFAGKALGKGFDKLNPGNNLKNLVSGQKLMMGVLGPVRSLTLLTVAWLKIRADLPDIAQGFRVDAAQGWSMSLAMLQGLERQCIIVLVLLIVTDILLQRYLIFRQLRMDISEVRRDHKQNEGDPMLKGTRKQIAKELIMSDGADAQQRPNAVVVNPEHVAVALYYDPEVTEMPLILDKRSDEEALALRRRAREDGVPVVRYVGLARHLLASGEVGQAVPEHTFRAVALLLRVIEEYEKQAPELLRPTLRPGEDETRLDLASVDDEIGQEMLDLA; the protein is encoded by the coding sequence ATGGCCGAAAAGAATCTTCCGCCCACCGAGTCCCGCAAGCGCCAGGCGCGCCAGGAGGGCCAGGTCGGCGTCAGCCAGGACTCGCTGAAGATCCTGCGTCTGCTGCTGATGGCCGAGGTGGCGTTCGCCACCGAGCCCCTGTGGCGCGGCCTGGTCGACGCCATGCTCGAGGCCGCGCTGCGCCAGACCGCGCGACCGATGGACACGACCCTGGCCATGAGCTGGTCCTCGTTCCTCCCGGCCCTCTTCGCGCTGCTGGTGATGGCGGCGCTGCCGGCGCTCGTCGCCGTGCTGGGCACGCTGGCCCAGACGCGCTTCAACTTCGCCGGAAAGGCGCTGGGCAAAGGCTTCGACAAGCTCAACCCCGGCAACAACCTGAAGAACCTGGTGTCCGGTCAGAAGCTCATGATGGGCGTGCTCGGACCGGTGCGCAGCCTGACGCTGCTGACGGTCGCGTGGCTGAAGATCCGCGCCGACCTGCCCGACATCGCGCAGGGCTTCCGCGTGGACGCCGCCCAGGGCTGGTCGATGTCGCTGGCCATGCTCCAGGGCCTCGAACGGCAGTGCATCATCGTGCTGGTGCTGCTGATCGTCACCGACATCCTGCTCCAGCGTTACCTGATCTTCCGTCAGCTGCGCATGGACATCAGCGAGGTCCGCCGCGACCACAAGCAGAACGAAGGCGATCCGATGCTCAAGGGCACGCGCAAGCAGATCGCCAAGGAACTGATCATGTCCGACGGTGCCGACGCGCAACAGCGGCCCAACGCGGTGGTGGTCAATCCGGAGCACGTGGCGGTCGCGCTCTACTACGACCCCGAGGTCACCGAGATGCCGCTGATCCTGGACAAGCGCAGCGACGAGGAAGCGCTCGCGCTGCGGCGCCGCGCGCGCGAGGACGGCGTGCCGGTCGTGCGCTACGTGGGACTGGCCCGGCACCTGCTCGCCTCGGGCGAGGTCGGACAGGCCGTGCCCGAGCACACCTTCCGCGCGGTCGCGCTGCTGCTGCGCGTCATCGAGGAGTACGAGAAGCAGGCGCCGGAACTGCTGCGCCCCACCCTGCGTCCCGGCGAAGACGAAACGCGTCTGGACCTGGCGTCCGTGGACGACGAGATCGGGCAGGAGATGCTGGATCTCGCGTGA